The proteins below are encoded in one region of Sulfolobus islandicus Y.N.15.51:
- a CDS encoding cbb3-type cytochrome c oxidase subunit I produces MNIKRVLKVALYTTSASDIGQMYITLGIIALLAGAVNAALIRYQLTYQSLSAVDYYNAVSLHGIFMIFFMVMPISVGFANYLIPRMIGAHDLYWPRINALSFWILVPAVFLGLIAPWFGPINTGWYMYAPLSIETSVNYGLGVTLVEIALILSGISSTLTGVNFLMTIIKLKKIPYFKMSLFTWSFFATAILLVVAMPPLTAGLVFAYLERLWNLPFFDQALGGSPVLWQNLFWFFGHPEVYILMLPAMGLVGEILPRMVGRQIYGYKALALSSMAIAFLSVLGVWMHHMFTAIDNTVAQIVSSATTMAIAVPSGVKVFNWTATLYGGEIRYKAPAILVISFIAIFLVGGITGVFFPLVPLDYAFNGTYLVVGHFHYMVFAILFALLAGLIYYFPYFTGKWYHEDLVKSGTIMIVAGAFLIATGMIIDGVLGMPRRYAAVPSVIYIPFQQMTDVGGVLMGIGLIMAFGDLLYSWIKGKVVETIDPWNAIQIGLPDFYIKPVKLPLSFGKSLDGAHYEEYHGVSFPYYSILGIVMSFIPLGFMFMFINLIPIGIILLLAFIGTGLYWAYDQWFKQIPPPMQLDGGSPVSAGSVNNGMALTPSLGTIVMRDARSAVLWFILAEICLFGSFIGGYMFVASPITNPIAYANVPPLRVEYFPLPVIMTVILLSSSIPAHLAYEEFKKGDMKMFKALGILTAVMGFTFLMGQVYEFTHVIHFTPQQSAFTAFFFSTVSLHGFHVIMGLVVWAFVLLRAYKGVTPYGGSVAATYYWHFVDAIWVVVFSTFYLHLFV; encoded by the coding sequence ATGAACATAAAAAGAGTTTTAAAAGTAGCATTATACACGACAAGTGCAAGTGATATTGGACAAATGTATATAACACTGGGTATAATTGCACTATTAGCAGGTGCAGTAAACGCAGCCTTAATAAGATACCAGCTAACTTATCAAAGCTTAAGTGCCGTAGATTATTACAACGCTGTGTCATTACACGGTATCTTCATGATATTCTTCATGGTAATGCCTATTTCAGTGGGTTTCGCAAATTATCTTATTCCCAGAATGATAGGAGCCCATGATTTGTACTGGCCTAGAATTAATGCGTTATCCTTTTGGATTTTAGTTCCAGCAGTTTTCTTAGGACTAATAGCCCCATGGTTCGGCCCCATAAATACAGGTTGGTATATGTATGCGCCTCTCTCCATCGAGACATCAGTGAATTATGGGTTAGGTGTAACGTTAGTCGAGATTGCCCTTATATTATCAGGTATTTCATCAACACTAACAGGAGTTAATTTCCTTATGACTATTATAAAACTGAAGAAAATACCGTATTTTAAGATGTCATTATTTACGTGGTCATTCTTCGCCACTGCGATATTACTAGTGGTCGCAATGCCTCCATTAACTGCAGGACTAGTTTTCGCCTATCTGGAAAGATTGTGGAACTTACCGTTCTTTGATCAGGCTTTAGGTGGAAGTCCAGTATTATGGCAAAACTTGTTCTGGTTCTTTGGACATCCCGAGGTGTACATATTAATGTTACCTGCAATGGGGCTAGTTGGTGAGATCTTGCCTAGAATGGTCGGTAGGCAAATTTACGGTTACAAAGCATTGGCACTATCGTCAATGGCCATAGCATTTCTAAGCGTACTAGGAGTATGGATGCACCACATGTTCACAGCTATTGATAATACAGTAGCACAGATAGTGTCATCTGCAACAACAATGGCAATTGCAGTGCCTTCTGGAGTAAAGGTATTCAACTGGACTGCGACTTTATATGGTGGAGAGATTAGATACAAGGCACCTGCAATTTTAGTGATATCGTTTATAGCCATATTCTTGGTTGGAGGAATAACCGGAGTGTTCTTCCCATTAGTACCTCTAGACTATGCTTTTAATGGTACCTATTTAGTGGTTGGACACTTCCATTATATGGTGTTCGCAATACTATTTGCACTACTAGCTGGTTTGATTTACTATTTCCCATACTTTACTGGTAAGTGGTATCACGAGGATCTAGTGAAAAGTGGAACTATAATGATAGTAGCTGGTGCATTTCTAATAGCCACTGGTATGATTATTGATGGAGTTCTAGGAATGCCTAGAAGATATGCCGCAGTCCCCTCAGTAATTTACATACCATTTCAGCAAATGACTGATGTTGGAGGAGTATTAATGGGGATAGGATTAATAATGGCATTTGGTGATTTGTTATACTCATGGATAAAGGGTAAGGTAGTGGAAACAATAGATCCATGGAACGCCATACAGATAGGCTTACCAGATTTCTACATCAAACCAGTAAAATTACCATTAAGTTTTGGTAAGTCATTGGATGGCGCTCATTATGAAGAATATCACGGAGTAAGCTTCCCCTATTACAGCATACTTGGAATTGTAATGTCGTTTATACCTTTAGGTTTCATGTTCATGTTCATCAATTTAATACCAATTGGGATTATATTATTACTAGCTTTCATAGGAACTGGATTATATTGGGCATATGATCAATGGTTCAAACAAATACCTCCGCCTATGCAACTAGACGGTGGTTCACCAGTCTCAGCTGGTAGCGTGAATAATGGTATGGCTTTAACGCCTTCATTAGGAACTATTGTAATGAGGGATGCGAGGTCTGCAGTATTATGGTTCATATTAGCTGAGATATGTTTGTTCGGATCTTTTATAGGAGGATACATGTTTGTAGCAAGCCCAATTACTAATCCTATAGCGTATGCAAATGTACCGCCATTAAGAGTTGAGTACTTCCCGTTGCCAGTAATAATGACAGTTATACTGCTTTCAAGTTCCATACCAGCACATTTAGCATATGAAGAGTTTAAGAAAGGAGATATGAAGATGTTTAAGGCTCTAGGGATACTAACTGCGGTAATGGGATTCACGTTCTTAATGGGACAAGTTTACGAGTTTACGCACGTAATACACTTTACCCCACAACAATCAGCGTTTACAGCGTTCTTCTTTAGTACAGTAAGTTTACACGGATTCCACGTAATCATGGGATTGGTAGTGTGGGCATTTGTACTATTAAGGGCTTATAAGGGAGTAACACCATATGGGGGATCGGTTGCGGCAACGTACTATTGGCACTTTGTAGATGCCATATGGGTCGTAGTATTCAGTACATTCTACCTTCATCTTTTCGTATAA